TATCGTCGAATGCTTCGACGGCAGGCAGCAGAATTGTCCGATCACCCAGGTATGCCGCCTGAAGGGCGTGCTGGGCGATGCCTCCGACGCCTTCCTCGCTGTGCTCGACGGCTATACCCTGGCGGATGTACTGAAAAACGAGCACAAGCTCGTAGCCTCGCTGAAACTGGTCGGGCGCTGAGAACGCAGCTCGCTGAGGCCATAGAACCCTCCGGAACAGATGCGGGCAGCCCCGATGGGACAGGAGATCGACCGCGAACATTTCACCCGGCACGACTACGGCGTGTTCTCGGCGCGCCTGCGCGAGGAAACGGCGCTGCTCAAGGCGCTGTTCGAAACGCAGGGGCTGTCGCAGCGGCACCATGTCGCCGGTTTCGAGCTGGAGGCCTGGCTGGTGGACGGGCGGTTTCGCCCGGCGCCGCTCAATCTCGCCTTCATGGAGCGCTTCGCCGGCGAGCTGGTGGCGCCCGAACTGGCGAGCTTCAATATCGAATTCAACACCGCGCCGCGGTCTTTGACTGGCACGGCGCTGCGCGCCATGGAGCACGATCTCGCCGCCCTCTGGCAGCGTGCCAGCGGGGTCGCGCACGATCTCGATGCACGCCTGCTCATGATCGGCATCCTGCCGACCGTACGCCAGGAAGACCTGTCCATGGCCAACATGACGCCGCTCAAGCGTTACCGCGCGCTCAACGAGCAGGTGCTGCGCCTGCGCCGCGGGCGGCCGCTGCGGCTAGACATCCGGGGCGATGACCACCTCCGGCTCGAGCATCATGACGTGATGCTGGAAGCGGCCGCCACCTCGTTCCAGCTTCACCTGCAGGTGCATCCCCTGCAGGCGGCGCGCTATTACAATGCCGCGAAGATAATCTCCGGTCCGTTGACTGCCCTGTGCGCGAATGCACCGCTGCTGTTCGGCCGCCGGCTGTGGGCGGAGACGCGCATCCCGCTGTTCGAGCAGGCGGTGGCGGTGGGGTACGGCCAGGAGCATAACGCGCCGCACGACCGCGTGACCTTCGGCTACGGTTACGTGCAGCAATCGCTGCTCGAGTGCTTCCTCACCAATGCCAGCGAATACGAGATCCTGCTGCCGATCGGGCTCTCCGCCGCGCCGCGCGAACTCAGCCACCTGCGCCTGCACAACGGAACCATCTGGCGCTGGAACCGCCCGTTGATAGGCTTCGACGCCGACGGCACGCCCCACGTGCGCATCGAGCATCGCCCCTTGCCGGCCGGGCCGACCATCGTCGATACCATCGCCAATGCAGCGCTGTTCTACGGCCTGGTGGAGATGCTGGCGACGATGGAGGAGGCGCCGGAGCTGTCATTGCCGTTTGCCGCGGCAAAGGCCAACTTCTACACCTGTGCCCGCGACGGCCTGGCCGCTGAAGTGACCTGGCTGGACGGGCGGGTATATGACGTAGCCGACCTGCTGCAGGACGAGCTGCTGCCGCTGGCCCGGCGGGGATTGACGGCGCTGCGGCTGGCGCCGGAGGATATCGAACGCTACCTGGGAACGATGGTGGAGCGGCTCGCCGGCGGCCAGACCGGCAGCGACTGGCAGCGCCGTTTCCTCGATCTCCACGACAACGATCTGTTCGCCCTGACGGCCGCCTATCATGTTCACCAGCAGGGTGGTGCGCCGGTGCATCGCTGGCCGGCGTCCTGACAGGACAGACCCGGGACCTATGCTGACCATTCTCGACCACCTCCCGGACGGACTGTTGGCGGCGGAACCGGCCGATCTGGCGCGACTGCTGGGCGGCCCCACGCTGATCCACCTGCCGGGGCGGCGGGAGCGGCCCCTGTTCGTGAGCACGCTGCTGCACGGGAACGAAGACACCAGCTGGCGGGCGGTGCGTGAGCTGCTGCAGCGATACGAGAGACGGGAACTGCCGCGCGCCCTGAGCCTGTTCATCGGCAACGTCGCCGCGGCGGCAGCGGGCGTGCGCCGGCTCGAGGGACAGCTCGATTACAACCGCGCCTGGCCCGGCGGCGAGGCGACGGACGGGCCCGAGTGCGCCGTCATGCGCGCGGTGGTGGAGGAGATGCGCGCGCGCCATCCCTTTGCCAGCATCGATATCCACAACAATACAGGCCTCAATCCGCACTATGCCTGTGTGAACCGCCTCGACGCGCCGTTCCTCCGGCTGGCGACGCTGTTCAGCCGCACGGTGATCTACTTCCTGCGCCCGCGCGGCGTGCAGTCGCTGGCCTTCGCCGAACTGTGTCCGGCGGTCACGGTGGAATGCGGCAAGGCCGGCAATCCGCAGAATACGGAACACGCGCTGGAGTTCGTCGAGGCCTGCCTGCACCTGGCGGAATTTCCCCGGCATCCGGTCTCGCCGCATGACATCGATCTGTACCATACCGTAGCGACCGTCGGGATCCGGGACGGGATCGATTTCGGATTCGATGCGGAGGCGCGGGATCTCAGTCTGCCCGGCGACCTCGACCGCCATAACTTTCAGGATCTTGCCCCGGGCACGCTCTGGGGGCGGCAGGATCCGTCACGCCCGTTGACCCTGAAGGTTTCCGACGAGGCGGGCAACGACGTCACCGCCCGGTATTTCCATCTCGATACGGGTGGAACCATTAGCCTGCGGGTGCCGTCAACGCCGTCCATGCTGACGCTGGATCTCCGGGTGATCCGGCAGGATTGCCTGTGCTACCTGATGGAACGCCTGCCCTGCGCGCCATGAGCGAGTGCTTCGGCGGCATCCTATGCAGCGTCGCGGGAGCTGATCGGTCAGTCCGGTCGGAGGGGCTGTCACCTCGGCTATCCGAGCAGGATCGCCTCGGCACGCTGCAGATCTTCGGGAGAACCGAACAGCACGACGGCATCGCCCGCTTCCAGTACGGTTTCGCCCGCCGGTGACAGCCGCCGCTCACCCTGGCGCACCAGCGCGGTCACCACCGCCCGCGTTGAGTTGAGTTCGCGGAGAGGTGTGGCCGATCGCCGGACTGTCCGGCGGCAGCAGCACCGGCCGCAGCCGGTCGGCGTCCGCCTCCTGCGGGTCTTCTACGGGGGGCGCTGTCGCCGCGGTACACTTCCGCGCAGCAGGCGGTAGCGTGTCGTGCGCTGCTGCTGCATGCGGCGTACCACGCGCGCGAGTGGGACATTGAGCAGCAACAGGGCGTGCGAGGCGATCATCAGACCGGCCTCCAGCGTTTCGGGCACCACTTCCGAGGCGCCGGCCTGTTTCAGCTCCTCGACGTGGGCCTCATCGCGCGTGCGCACCATCACCGGCAGGTCCGGCCGCAGCGCGCGGACGTGGTGCAGCACCTTGT
This DNA window, taken from Gammaproteobacteria bacterium, encodes the following:
- a CDS encoding glutamate--cysteine ligase yields the protein MGQEIDREHFTRHDYGVFSARLREETALLKALFETQGLSQRHHVAGFELEAWLVDGRFRPAPLNLAFMERFAGELVAPELASFNIEFNTAPRSLTGTALRAMEHDLAALWQRASGVAHDLDARLLMIGILPTVRQEDLSMANMTPLKRYRALNEQVLRLRRGRPLRLDIRGDDHLRLEHHDVMLEAAATSFQLHLQVHPLQAARYYNAAKIISGPLTALCANAPLLFGRRLWAETRIPLFEQAVAVGYGQEHNAPHDRVTFGYGYVQQSLLECFLTNASEYEILLPIGLSAAPRELSHLRLHNGTIWRWNRPLIGFDADGTPHVRIEHRPLPAGPTIVDTIANAALFYGLVEMLATMEEAPELSLPFAAAKANFYTCARDGLAAEVTWLDGRVYDVADLLQDELLPLARRGLTALRLAPEDIERYLGTMVERLAGGQTGSDWQRRFLDLHDNDLFALTAAYHVHQQGGAPVHRWPAS
- a CDS encoding succinylglutamate desuccinylase/aspartoacylase family protein, which produces MLTILDHLPDGLLAAEPADLARLLGGPTLIHLPGRRERPLFVSTLLHGNEDTSWRAVRELLQRYERRELPRALSLFIGNVAAAAAGVRRLEGQLDYNRAWPGGEATDGPECAVMRAVVEEMRARHPFASIDIHNNTGLNPHYACVNRLDAPFLRLATLFSRTVIYFLRPRGVQSLAFAELCPAVTVECGKAGNPQNTEHALEFVEACLHLAEFPRHPVSPHDIDLYHTVATVGIRDGIDFGFDAEARDLSLPGDLDRHNFQDLAPGTLWGRQDPSRPLTLKVSDEAGNDVTARYFHLDTGGTISLRVPSTPSMLTLDLRVIRQDCLCYLMERLPCAP